CTCTCGCTGAAAGCGCGGCGGAGCGCCTGAAAAATCTGGGATATAAAAATGTCAGGATAAAGTCGGGCGACGGATTTCTCGGATGGAGCGAGCACGCCCCCTACGACGGGATAATCGTCACCTGCGCGCCTAAGGATATACCTGAGCCCCTCATCGCCCAGCTCAAGGAAGGCGGACGGCTTGTCATACCCGTGGGCGAAGGTTTCCAGGAATTAAAACTGGGTGAAAAGAAAAACGGCGAATTCACCGTCAGGGATATAATACCAGTGCGCTTTGTGCCGATGACGGGCATCGCTTCCGAGCAAAGGTGATACGGATGCGGCTTTTGCCGGCAATGGAGCGCGCCATTATCCGGATAAGTTTAGGGCTTGAGGAGTGGAGATTCAAAGTGTTTAAATTATTGTTTGTCTCTGTGTTGCTGATAAGTGTAAATACCGCCGGGATCCGCGCGGCAAAATATCCGTTCCCGGAAAAACTGGATGAGCTCTTAAGGAACAGAATCAAGGCCGCTGATTATTCAGGCGATATTAAGGTCGGGAACGAATACATATATTCAAGAAAAGCTCTGCCGCTTTTTTATGAGAAACGGGCTTATATGCCCGCCTGGCTGGAAGATAACGGTTCTTTATCAAAAATTTCATATGATCTGATAAAAGCGCTGAAGGATTCTTATGTTGAAGGATTGAAACCTTCGGATTATCATATTGATAAAATTGAGTCGTTGGTAAAATACATTTCCGAAAAAAATACAAGAGCCGATCTGTCCAAAATCCTTGTTGTTACAGATATCCTTTTGACAGACGCGTTTCTGCTGTACTCCGCGCATCTTGTTTCAGGCAAGGTGAATCCGGAAACAATCGTTTCTGAATGGATAGCGGTAAAAAGAGAACGGGATTTAATGGAAGTTCTTGAAAAAGCTCTAGAAGATAAGAATATCAGGCGGAGTCTGGCGGAACTGCTGCCTGATTACAGAGAATACAGCAGACTGAGGGATACCGTGAAGAAATACGGGAAGATTTCTGATGCGGGGGGATGGCAGAAGATCCCTCCGGGGAAAACCATTAAACCCGGAGAAGCCGACCCGAGGATCCCGGCAATATACGAGCGGTTAAGCATGGAAAAAGTTTTCAAAGGCAAAAGGGAAGATGTAGATATATATGACAGCATTCTTCAGCGGGAAGTGGAAGATTTTCAGAGACGGTACGGGCTTGAAGTCACAGGCGAGATAGATACTCCCGCATTAAACGCTATGAATGTCAGCGTCGGGGAAAGGGTCAAACAGATCCGGGTCAACCTTGAAAGATGGCGGTGGCTGCCGCAGGACCTGGGCGACAGCCATGTTATTGTCAACATCGCCGGTTTTGAGCTGGAGGTTATTGATGATAAGAAAAAGATCATGGATATGCGCGTTATCGTCGGAAGGGATTACAGGCGTACGCCTGTCTTTAGCGACAGGATAACATATCTTGTGTTTAATCCGTACTGGCATGTGCCTCACAATATCGCTGTCCAGGATATTATACAGAAAGTTCTGAATGACAGGGAATATCTTTCAAAGCAGAACATGAAAGTTTTTCAGGGCAAGGGAAAAAACGCAATAGAAATAGACCCGGGTACCATTGAATGGGATAAGCTTAACGCGGATAATTTTCCGTACGGGTTGAGGCAGGAACCGGGGCCGTTGAACGCATTGGGAAAAGTGAAGTTCATGTTCCCGAACAAGTTTAATGTTTATCTTCACGATACGTCTTCCCCCGAGCTGTTTGTTAAAAATATACGCACATTCAGTTCAGGTTGTATCAGGATAGAGAAACCGCTGGAACTGGTAAAGTATCTTATGAACTGGAAGGGAAATGAAATGGATGAGATGTTAAGGGTTAGCGTTGACAAAAAAGTGAAGCTTCCCGTGCCTGTGCCGATACATATCCTTTACTGGACAGCATGGGCGGATGAGAATGGAGGTTTGAATTTCAGGGAAGATATATATAAGCGGGATGATAAATTGTACAAGTCGCTGGAAGAGGATTACAGGAAAAAGTGATGAAAAATAAGGCTTTGTCAGGAAAAAACATATCGGCCCTGATTGCCGTAACCGTTTTTATTGTCTTTTATCCCTCATATCGCGTAAATGCCCGGGAGCGCGGCATCAGGCCGGGATTCAGCGTGAGATTTAAAAATAATACATGCCCCTATAATGTTACTGGAGTGTTTGTCATGCCCGGCGAAATGCTGGATTTTGAAATTGAGAGCAACGATAAAACTGATTCAAAATACACAGTTAAGGCTTCTTCCGGAAATATGCATAAAATTTCCGGCGCAGCA
Above is a window of Candidatus Omnitrophota bacterium DNA encoding:
- a CDS encoding L,D-transpeptidase family protein, with protein sequence MRLLPAMERAIIRISLGLEEWRFKVFKLLFVSVLLISVNTAGIRAAKYPFPEKLDELLRNRIKAADYSGDIKVGNEYIYSRKALPLFYEKRAYMPAWLEDNGSLSKISYDLIKALKDSYVEGLKPSDYHIDKIESLVKYISEKNTRADLSKILVVTDILLTDAFLLYSAHLVSGKVNPETIVSEWIAVKRERDLMEVLEKALEDKNIRRSLAELLPDYREYSRLRDTVKKYGKISDAGGWQKIPPGKTIKPGEADPRIPAIYERLSMEKVFKGKREDVDIYDSILQREVEDFQRRYGLEVTGEIDTPALNAMNVSVGERVKQIRVNLERWRWLPQDLGDSHVIVNIAGFELEVIDDKKKIMDMRVIVGRDYRRTPVFSDRITYLVFNPYWHVPHNIAVQDIIQKVLNDREYLSKQNMKVFQGKGKNAIEIDPGTIEWDKLNADNFPYGLRQEPGPLNALGKVKFMFPNKFNVYLHDTSSPELFVKNIRTFSSGCIRIEKPLELVKYLMNWKGNEMDEMLRVSVDKKVKLPVPVPIHILYWTAWADENGGLNFREDIYKRDDKLYKSLEEDYRKK